The Gemella haemolysans genome includes a region encoding these proteins:
- a CDS encoding ATP-binding cassette domain-containing protein, whose protein sequence is MLKVENLKVHYPIRGGFFNTIKDHVYAVDGVDIEIEAGKTYGLIGESGSGKTTVGKVVLGLEKATDGQIIYKDEDVTKKAARKKLKYNRDVQMIFQDAMSSLNPKKRIIDIISEPISNFENLSEEDTRKRVLELLNIVGMGEEAMYKYPFEFSGGQRQRIGVARAIACNPRLIVADEPVSALDLSVQAQVLNFMKKIQRDFNISYLFISHDLGVVKHMCDYIYIMYRGRIVERGTREDIYNNPQHIYTKRLIAAIPSTNLDKAKEVKEVRQAVEEEYQKHYNDYFDKDGRVYPLKKLTDTHYVAMKGGEV, encoded by the coding sequence ATGCTTAAAGTAGAAAATCTAAAAGTACATTATCCCATTCGCGGTGGATTTTTCAATACAATTAAAGATCATGTCTATGCAGTAGATGGGGTTGATATTGAAATCGAAGCAGGGAAAACTTATGGACTAATCGGTGAAAGTGGTAGTGGAAAAACTACTGTAGGTAAAGTAGTCTTAGGTTTAGAAAAAGCAACTGATGGACAAATTATTTACAAAGACGAAGATGTTACTAAAAAAGCAGCTCGTAAAAAACTAAAATATAATCGTGATGTTCAAATGATTTTCCAAGATGCAATGTCTAGTTTAAATCCTAAAAAACGTATTATAGATATTATTTCAGAACCTATTAGTAATTTTGAAAACTTATCTGAAGAAGATACTAGAAAGCGCGTATTAGAGCTTCTTAATATCGTAGGTATGGGTGAAGAAGCTATGTATAAATATCCATTTGAATTCTCAGGTGGACAACGTCAACGTATTGGTGTTGCACGTGCAATCGCGTGTAATCCACGTTTAATCGTAGCCGATGAGCCGGTATCTGCCCTTGACCTTTCAGTTCAAGCTCAGGTATTAAACTTTATGAAAAAAATCCAAAGAGATTTTAATATAAGTTATTTATTTATCTCTCATGACCTTGGTGTTGTTAAGCACATGTGTGATTATATTTATATCATGTATCGTGGTCGTATCGTAGAACGTGGAACTCGTGAAGATATTTACAATAATCCACAACACATTTATACAAAACGTCTTATTGCGGCTATTCCAAGTACTAACTTAGATAAAGCTAAAGAAGTAAAAGAAGTTAGACAAGCTGTTGAAGAAGAGTATCAAAAACATTATAATGATTATTTCGATAAAGATGGAAGAGTGTATCCACTTAAAAAATTAACAGATACACACTATGTAGCTATGAAAGGAGGAGAAGTATAA
- a CDS encoding ABC transporter ATP-binding protein: MEKLLEIKNLETAFRIKDDYFNAVDKVSLDLYKNEVLAIVGESGCGKSTLATTIMRLHNENLTKSTGEIIFNGKNILDLTEDEMNKIRTKDIGMIFQDPLSSLNPLHRIGKQIEEALIYHTELSAEERQKRVIELLTQVGIPNPERCAKQYPHELSGGMRQRVMIAMAMSCKPSVLIADEPTTALDVTIQAQILDLIKGLQAEMHAGIILITHDLGVVAEMADRVAVLYAGEVVEIGTAEQIFKNPKHPYTRSLLRSIPQLDDEDASDDLYVIQGMVPSLKTLDRQGCRFADRISWLKDEEHEHNPTLHEVEEGHHVRCTCYKNFEFEGEENNA, translated from the coding sequence ATGGAGAAACTATTAGAGATTAAAAATCTAGAAACAGCTTTTAGAATTAAAGACGATTACTTTAATGCTGTTGATAAAGTTAGTTTAGACCTATATAAAAACGAAGTATTAGCTATCGTTGGGGAGAGTGGTTGTGGTAAGTCGACATTAGCGACTACTATTATGCGTCTTCATAATGAAAATCTTACTAAGTCAACTGGAGAAATTATTTTTAATGGGAAAAATATTCTTGACTTAACAGAAGATGAGATGAATAAAATTAGAACAAAAGATATTGGAATGATTTTCCAAGATCCACTTTCTTCGTTAAACCCATTACACAGAATTGGAAAACAAATAGAAGAAGCCTTAATTTATCACACAGAATTAAGTGCAGAAGAAAGACAAAAGAGAGTTATCGAGTTATTAACACAAGTTGGTATCCCTAATCCTGAGCGTTGTGCAAAACAGTATCCACATGAGTTATCAGGAGGTATGCGTCAACGTGTTATGATAGCTATGGCGATGAGTTGTAAACCAAGTGTTCTTATCGCAGACGAACCTACAACAGCTCTAGACGTTACAATTCAAGCGCAAATATTAGACCTTATTAAAGGACTTCAAGCAGAGATGCATGCAGGAATTATCTTAATTACTCATGACCTTGGTGTAGTTGCTGAGATGGCTGATAGAGTAGCTGTACTGTATGCTGGAGAAGTAGTAGAAATTGGAACTGCAGAACAAATCTTCAAAAATCCAAAACACCCGTACACTCGTAGTTTATTACGTAGTATTCCTCAACTTGATGATGAAGATGCTAGTGATGACCTTTACGTTATTCAAGGGATGGTACCTTCTCTAAAAACATTAGACAGACAAGGGTGTCGTTTTGCTGATCGTATATCTTGGCTAAAAGATGAAGAACACGAACACAATCCAACTTTACATGAAGTAGAAGAAGGACATCATGTACGTTGTACATGCTATAAAAACTTTGAATTTGAAGGGGAGGAGAACAATGCTTAA
- a CDS encoding MBL fold metallo-hydrolase → MKLSVLASSSSGNSIYIEHNNFKCLVDAGLTGKKVVENLAQIERDIKDINAIFVTHEHIDHIKGVGVLARKYNIPVYANKLTWQNMTKCGEISSDLKFHFEKEESKIFDDVVVNSFGVSHDAINPQFYTFECEGKRVSILTDTGYVSDKMIDYVKDSHTIVYESNHEENVLLSGPYPWTTKQRILSDMGHLSNTDSANYLTKIVGDSTKNVFLAHLSEQNNTKELARMAADMTLKNKDIDCVLEADKTIDCNDKIIIMDTDPVVPTKIIEI, encoded by the coding sequence TTGAAATTATCGGTATTAGCCAGCAGTAGTAGTGGAAATAGTATCTATATAGAGCATAATAATTTTAAATGTTTAGTAGATGCAGGACTGACTGGGAAAAAAGTAGTAGAGAACTTGGCGCAAATAGAGCGTGATATTAAAGATATCAATGCAATTTTTGTAACACATGAACATATTGACCATATAAAAGGAGTAGGAGTACTCGCAAGGAAGTATAATATTCCAGTTTATGCTAATAAACTTACTTGGCAAAACATGACTAAATGTGGTGAAATCAGCTCAGATCTTAAGTTTCATTTTGAAAAAGAAGAAAGCAAGATCTTTGATGATGTAGTTGTTAATAGTTTTGGAGTTAGTCATGATGCGATTAATCCACAGTTTTATACATTTGAATGTGAAGGAAAAAGGGTGAGTATTCTTACAGATACGGGTTATGTATCTGATAAGATGATAGATTATGTGAAAGATTCACATACTATTGTCTATGAGAGCAATCATGAAGAGAATGTTCTGCTTAGTGGGCCTTATCCATGGACGACTAAACAGCGTATATTATCAGACATGGGTCACTTATCAAATACAGATTCTGCTAATTATTTAACAAAAATAGTAGGAGATAGCACAAAAAATGTCTTTTTAGCCCACTTAAGTGAGCAAAATAATACGAAAGAACTTGCTCGTATGGCAGCTGACATGACTCTTAAAAATAAGGATATAGATTGTGTTCTAGAAGCTGATAAAACTATTGATTGTAATGATAAAATAATTATTATGGATACTGATCCAGTAGTTCCGACTAAGATAATAGAAATATAA
- a CDS encoding ABC transporter permease — translation MTKAKEEKVITKTPSGFSVVAREFKKDKGAFAALITLSAILIFVVLFNIYIRVSGVYSTYFDVDLLNIFLKPGEDGFLLGTDVGGHSVFGWLMMGMLNSILIAVAVTALTIGFGTAVGLVIAYYGGRVDNIVMRFVDFMVIIPTLMVIIVFVSIKRDYGLVLFILILSAFAWMGSTRLVRSKALSESRRDYVLASKTMGTPDWKIMLQGILPNISSIIIVEATLSLAANMGIEVGLTYLGFGLPAGTPSIGTMLSYAKDADVLINKMYIWLPAALAILIIVLCINSIGGALRRSLDARQRL, via the coding sequence ATGACAAAAGCAAAAGAAGAAAAAGTTATAACTAAAACTCCTTCTGGGTTTTCAGTTGTGGCTCGTGAATTTAAAAAGGATAAAGGTGCTTTTGCAGCTTTAATCACATTAAGTGCAATTTTAATTTTTGTAGTACTTTTCAATATTTACATTCGTGTGAGTGGAGTATATAGTACTTACTTTGATGTAGATTTATTAAATATTTTCTTAAAACCTGGTGAGGATGGATTCTTATTAGGTACAGACGTAGGTGGTCACTCAGTTTTTGGATGGCTAATGATGGGGATGCTTAACTCAATTCTTATCGCGGTTGCGGTAACAGCATTAACAATTGGGTTTGGTACAGCAGTAGGGTTAGTTATTGCATATTACGGAGGACGTGTTGATAATATTGTGATGCGTTTCGTAGACTTTATGGTAATTATCCCAACTCTTATGGTAATCATCGTATTCGTAAGTATTAAACGTGATTACGGACTTGTACTATTCATTCTGATTTTATCAGCGTTCGCATGGATGGGATCAACTCGTCTAGTACGTAGTAAAGCATTATCAGAATCACGTCGTGATTATGTTCTTGCTTCAAAAACTATGGGAACACCAGATTGGAAAATCATGTTACAAGGAATTTTACCAAATATCAGTTCTATCATTATCGTAGAAGCTACATTATCATTAGCTGCTAATATGGGTATCGAGGTAGGTCTGACATATCTTGGATTCGGTCTTCCAGCAGGAACACCAAGTATAGGTACAATGTTATCTTATGCAAAAGATGCAGACGTTCTTATTAACAAAATGTACATTTGGTTACCAGCAGCCCTTGCAATCTTAATCATCGTTTTATGTATCAACTCTATTGGTGGTGCATTAAGACGTAGTTTAGATGCTAGACAAAGATTATAA
- the opp4B gene encoding oligopeptide ABC transporter permease: protein MWKVVLKRFLVMIPQLFILSILVFGLAKLMPGDPFSGLAENPKISQEQIEAIRQASGFYEPWYQQYLTWLKNFMHGDFGLSYTTGKSVGTLLGERIFNTFNLSLFTAVIMYAIAIPMGMYSGRYNGSKFDKFVNFYNFFFLAIPSFVLYLFMIALFGFGLGWFPTSGSVDVNLDPGTFTYYINKLQHLILPGICLALLSTVSTVQYLRNEVIDAKQSDYVKTARAKGVPVKKVYSGHIFRNSILPIAAFFGFSITGLFSGGIFVETIFGYPGMGQLFYQSIQDRDYSVVTTLMLFSGFLTLLGSTLSDIIMAIVDPRIKLD, encoded by the coding sequence ATGTGGAAAGTAGTTTTAAAACGTTTTTTAGTAATGATACCACAACTATTCATCCTTAGTATACTAGTGTTTGGTCTAGCTAAACTTATGCCTGGGGATCCATTTAGTGGTTTAGCAGAAAATCCAAAAATATCTCAAGAACAAATTGAGGCGATTCGTCAAGCGAGTGGGTTCTATGAACCTTGGTATCAACAATACCTAACTTGGTTAAAAAACTTCATGCATGGTGATTTCGGATTAAGTTATACTACTGGTAAATCAGTAGGGACACTTTTAGGAGAAAGAATTTTCAATACATTCAACCTGTCATTATTTACTGCGGTAATTATGTATGCAATTGCTATCCCTATGGGGATGTATTCAGGTCGTTATAATGGTTCTAAATTCGATAAATTCGTAAACTTTTATAACTTCTTCTTCCTAGCGATTCCATCATTCGTATTATACTTATTCATGATTGCATTATTTGGTTTCGGTTTAGGATGGTTCCCAACAAGTGGATCTGTAGATGTTAACCTTGATCCAGGAACATTCACATACTATATTAATAAACTGCAACACTTAATCTTACCTGGTATCTGTTTAGCGTTATTATCAACAGTATCAACTGTTCAATATTTACGTAATGAAGTTATCGACGCGAAACAAAGTGATTATGTTAAAACAGCACGTGCTAAAGGTGTGCCAGTAAAAAAAGTTTATTCAGGACACATTTTTAGAAACTCTATCTTACCAATCGCAGCATTCTTCGGATTCTCTATTACTGGATTATTCAGTGGTGGTATCTTCGTAGAAACAATCTTTGGTTACCCTGGAATGGGACAATTATTCTATCAAAGTATTCAAGATAGAGACTACAGTGTTGTTACAACATTAATGTTATTCTCAGGATTCTTAACATTGCTTGGTAGTACTTTAAGTGATATTATCATGGCAATTGTTGACCCACGTATTAAATTAGACTAG